The genomic region CCCAGTGACGGGCGCAGGTATCCGCTGTATTATGACTCCGCGCGCGACCGTTATTATCGGGTGGCGCGGGACGATCAAGGGCGATATCTGCGCGGCTACGCCGACGATCCCGCAAACCAGTACTACGCGGTCGATCGCGATTATGAACGCGATACGCCAAGCGACAGCGACCGTCCGATCATCACCAACAATTATACGAATAACTATTACGAGAACGGCGCGCCTTACGGCTCCCATGGCGATCAAGCCGCGCCGGCCCAGCATCACGGCAGCCACAACAATAACTGGCTGTGGGCCATTCCCGTGGTCGCCGCCGCGTACTTCCTGCTGCGCCCGCACCACTCCAGCCCGCCGAAGCCGCCGTATTATCCCCAGCGGTCTGCTTACGTCCACACGATTCCGGGGCGCTCGATCACACAGATCAACAGCAACAACCGAATCGTCAACAACACTCACATCGTCAATCAGGTCAATAACTTCAACTATGGCGGCGCCGGATATCCGTATCCGCACGGCTCGTTCCACCCACGGCCCATCGCCCCGAGCAGCGGCGCATTTCATAACAGGCACAATGGTTACGACGACCGCGTTCCCGGACGTCCCCCCGGAATTCCATCCCATGGTCTATGGCCGCCGCGCTTAACGCCGGCTTCGCATCCGGCGCCGGCGCAGCATATCTTGCCGCCGCGTGGCTTTGGCAAACCGGCGCCGCCCAAACAACAACACGCGGCTGTCACCCCCGATCACCCGCGCCTGGCTCCGCCGGTTCCGAAAATCCTGCGGAAGCCCGCCGCGCGGCCGCTTGCCGTTCGGCGGCCTGGGAGGCCCTTGCCAAAACCCGCGCCCGTGCGCCATATCGATCCGCCGATCCACCACGCCGTAAGGCCGGTGGTCGCGAAGCCGTTCTTCAAGCGCATCACGAAGCCCGCCGCGCCGATTGCGAGGTCCGTCGCTCCGATCGCGAAACCGGCGCCGGCGCATCTGGTGAAGACGATCCGCCGCGCGGAGCCGCCCAGGCCGGAGCCGCGCGCCATTCCCCGGCCCGTGGAGCCGGCGCGCCATGAAGTCGCGCGCACCGAAGCAAAACCCGCGCCGCGTTTTGAGGCCCCGAAGCGTGAGGAGCCTCAACATGACTCAGCGCGTCCGAAGCCGTCGGGAAGCCGGCCTGGCGGCCCGAAGCTACGATAGGCCGCGCAGTACAAAGTCCGTCGCGGTCCGCTGGGGCTTGTCATCCAGCGGGCCGCAGTGGCCGACGCCGGACAGTTCGAGGTAAGTCAGCTCATGGCCGGCGTCGCGCATTCGCGCCGCGAGAATGTCGGAGTGATGCTCTTTCGCGACCGCGTCGTCCTGGTCGCCATGGATGATCAAGTAAGGCGTTCGCGGCATCCGATCGATTTGCCGCGTCGGGGAGTTGGCGATGAGCGCCTCGGAAATGTCGCCATAGGAATGGTAGGCTGCGTGGAAGGTGCGCGGCAGATCCGGGCGCTCGCCGTAGTGGTAGAGCAGGTCGCAGACCGGACTCAGCGCGTAGCAGCGGGCGACGGCGTGGCGTGAGTTCATCGTGTAGGCGAGCGCGGCGTGTCCGCCCATGCTGCCGCCGGTGGCGATGACGGGCGTCTCAGGAGCCAGACCGTATTTGAGCCGAATCGCCTCGATCAGCTCATCGATAAACGCCACGGTCTCCGGGTTCATCCACGCCCATGGGCTGTAATAGGGCATAACCACAAGGCCGCCGGCGTTCGCCCACTCTTGCTCCTGGTCCCCGATCCCGTCTTTGAGCTTCGTAGTGCCGCCGAGCCCGGCGAAGCTGAGGATAACTCCCCGGATCGGGCCGCTTAGAAATTGGCCGCCGGTCCAGGCGACCTGATCGATCAATTCTTCCCGCATGGTTTCTCCTTATGGCCGCGTCCGCCAAATGCACGGGCAAGCTCTGGTAAAATCTCTCCAGATTGAACTGGGCTATGCCGAAGGTCTGGCGCCGGTCAGACTTTGTTTGAGTTCTCCCATCTGCTCACGATGTTTGGTTGGATTGCTTTCTTTTAGGTTACGAATGTTTTTCAGCTTCCATTGCACGGCGGGAAATTTCTCAAAGTCGGCAAATCCGTAGCGGTCCCATTCCGGCTCGCCTTGCTTGAAGCTCATTAAAAACTCTCTATCGGTTTCAGTGAGTTTGTTGGTTACTGTCGCGATCAGTGTGCTTCGCGTTTCCTCGAACTGTCCATAGCTGAAGGGCTCCTGCGTCATTCCTTCAAAATGGTTCTCCAGAGTTGCTCGCTGGTCAATGAGTTCAGGGCGGATAAGTTCATGCATTGGGCGGTCGCCGCTCAAAAGGCAGAGTAAGAAGCCGCGCTTAATGTTGTCGTCGAACCCTGAAGTCTGGAGCATGTATTTAATGTCGAACAGATCGCGAGGGTGTTGTCTGGACAGAGCGGCGCAGATCTTGCCGCCATAAAGCTGCCCAATAGGGATGATCCGCATTTCCGCGAAACGATCGAATGTTTCTTGAGTTTGTTCGCAGAGAACACGCATCTCTGGATCGCCCAAGGCTCCACGCATGGTTGTGTTTACTTCAACCTTTATCTGTATGCGCCGACGGCCGCAGAGAAGCTTCGCACGGCGTTCGTCAACCGAAACTCGGATCTCGGGGGATTTCGCAGTGATTCTGGCTTGGATCGATTTCAGCGCGTCGGCAATATTCGCCAGTGTCGTTTCTCTTTCTTCAAGCAGCAGGTAGGTGAGATCAAGGTCCACGGACAGGCGTGGCATGTCGCGTACAAACAGATTGATGGCGGTGCCGCCGTGCAGCGCAAAACACTCTTCTTCCGCGACCGCCGGCAAGATATCGAGGAGTAAGCGGACTTGATCTTGATATTTGATGGCGCTCATCAGTTTGTCAATTCTTTCGGGACGGTGATTTGGTATTTGGGAACGTAGACACCGCCTTGGACAAGGCTTCGTTTTCCATGACCTATTTCTATTTTAGAATGATCGAGATGCCGGAACCAGGCATGCCCCGCCTGTTCCGCCATAAAGAGAAAGAGGCGTTTGACTTTGACGGAGCGGCATTGCTCCATTAACTGCTGAACTGTCGTAGGCCGGAGCGCGTTCAAGCCTTCCATGATCTGATAAGCTTCCACCAGATCGAATTCG from Capsulimonas corticalis harbors:
- a CDS encoding alpha/beta hydrolase family protein; its protein translation is MREELIDQVAWTGGQFLSGPIRGVILSFAGLGGTTKLKDGIGDQEQEWANAGGLVVMPYYSPWAWMNPETVAFIDELIEAIRLKYGLAPETPVIATGGSMGGHAALAYTMNSRHAVARCYALSPVCDLLYHYGERPDLPRTFHAAYHSYGDISEALIANSPTRQIDRMPRTPYLIIHGDQDDAVAKEHHSDILAARMRDAGHELTYLELSGVGHCGPLDDKPQRTATDFVLRGLS
- a CDS encoding nucleotidyl transferase AbiEii/AbiGii toxin family protein gives rise to the protein MSAIKYQDQVRLLLDILPAVAEEECFALHGGTAINLFVRDMPRLSVDLDLTYLLLEERETTLANIADALKSIQARITAKSPEIRVSVDERRAKLLCGRRRIQIKVEVNTTMRGALGDPEMRVLCEQTQETFDRFAEMRIIPIGQLYGGKICAALSRQHPRDLFDIKYMLQTSGFDDNIKRGFLLCLLSGDRPMHELIRPELIDQRATLENHFEGMTQEPFSYGQFEETRSTLIATVTNKLTETDREFLMSFKQGEPEWDRYGFADFEKFPAVQWKLKNIRNLKESNPTKHREQMGELKQSLTGARPSA